aaagctcaaaaacaaaaccaaggaaCATATTGTTTaggaatatataaaatgaagaaaacttctTGGAATAAAAGCAAGGGAAcaggcgggtgggggtgggggaagaaaaggaaacaatacaCACAAAATTTAGGATTGCTACCTAAaagaggcaggcagaggcagggggatgAGATGAGGAAAGCACATGAGTGCAATTTAATGGTGACATTCTAGTTCCTGGATTGAGTGGTGAGTTCAAGAGTGTTTATTATGCTATACTTTatgatatattcacatatatatatggacatattcatttgtatatagcaaatatcaataattttaaaagagaataaaaaactttgaaaatatttctttgggagttcaagaccagcctgaacaagagcaagacctcatctctactaaaaatagaaaaatcaggccgggcgctgtggctcacgcctgtaatcctagctcttgggaggccgaggcgggcggattgctcaaggtcaggagttcaaaaccagcctgagcaagagcgagaccccgtctctactataaatagaaagaaattaattggccaactgatatatatatataaaaaattagccgggcatggtggcgcatgcctgtagtcccagctacccgggaggctgaggcagaaggatcactcgagcccaggagtttgaggttgctgtgagctaggctgacgccacggcactcactctagcctgggcaacaaagtgagactctgtctcaaaaaaaaaaaaaaaaaaaaaaatagaaaaatcagccatgtgcagtggctcccacctgtagtcccagctactcaggagactgaggcaggagcccTGGAATTGGAGGGTGCAGTGAGTtacaatgatgccactacactctagcccagggcaacgagagagagactctgtctcaaaaaaacaaaacaaaaagaatgaggGTATATGATAGAAGCAGTCCCTCCCTCAGGAATTGCCATGTTATCCTTCTAGTTTCTCTTGGCACAGGAGAGAAACTGAGagctggccccagccccagagtttctgatccaGTAGGTCTACAAGTAAAGCAGAAGATACGCAcatctaacaagttcccaggtgagtTGAATgttgctggtccagggaccacatgTGGAGAGCCACTGGTTGGACCCTAGCTGCATTTTACaagagaagcttttaaaaagtgtcaATGCCTGCCTCTAGCCTCTTAGGTATTATTAATTAGTTGGTCTGGAAAGGGGCCCAAgcattgttttgggttttttttttttttgagacagagtcttgcttgttgaccaggctagagtgagtgccgtggcgttagcctagctcacagcaacctcaaactcctgggctcaagcaatccttctgcctcagcctcccgagtagctgggactacaggcatgcgccaccatgcccggctaattttatatatatattagttggccaattaatttctttctatttatagtagagacgggatcttgctcttgctcaggctggtttcggactcctgacctcgagcaatccgcccgcctcagcctcccagagtgctaggattataggcgtgagccaccgcgcccagctgttttggtttttttaaccccccccccaagtgattctaatggGCAGTCAAGGTTGAGAACAACCTTTATcatgaaactgaaaaaaacaaaatccttaaCCTTTATGGAGTTATTCTATCTTAGTATGTTAAACAGGTGATAGTATATCCACCAAATAAATAGCCATTAAAAAGGGTGATATAGTACAATGTGTTGACACAtgcaaaaatacataaacaattaCATGTACATAAAAGGTCCAGAAAGATGAACAGACATTATTTCTGAGTGGGATGGAATtgcaagggttctaatttcttcttttgcGTTCTCTTACAttatgtgaacatttaaaatattagtttattacTTGTATAATAAGCAAAcccaataaagaaacaaaatgatttcAAACATGCAGACCTGAAAATTAGGATAGAAAAGGTGAAGggatcaaaataaatttttaaatatattttaaagggaaaaggtAGATAATATTGATATACAAATCTTTGAACCTTGGTTCAAAGTAGCCATACCTAGATATATTCCTAGGAAGACTAAAAAAATGTATGGAATGACCTAGTTCAGGGCCTGTTCCATAATAGCTACTAAGTAATTGGTGGCGattatcatttctttataaattttagaacagtTCCCAAACCTGGctacacatcagaatcacctggggaactttttaAAATCGAAGATTCTCCCAGGAACTGGCCTCCTTCTCAATCCCAAGAGTCTTATTAAATAAGACTCCAggaaactgtatttttttaaaaagcgtTCCAGGTTATTCTGATGCAGCCAGCTCAGCACTGGTCTGTGAATCACTGTTCAGGAACCAGTGGCACCATATGGTCAGGTTACTACGGAGaaaaacttaataaatagtaagtaATACTTATATAGCTACAAATAGCCTAACAATTCTACGAGGTAGTTTCttctattattcccattttacctaTGAGTAAACTGAGAAACACAGTGGGTAAGGAACTTAAGGTCCCATGGCTAGTAAGGGGCAAAACAGATTCAAACCAATACAGTCTGGCTGCAGACTCAGTGCTAACAACTCAGCTCAACTGCCTCTGGGAAATGCAGAAATGATCATCACCAAAAGCACCATGTACCTAATGAAGCCCACCATAAGggagggaaacaaaaacaaaggctcCAGACTAAAGAACTGCACTGGGAACTttacaaaatgtaaaaagagaTCACACACATCTGCTTCACTAATTATACAGCCTTCTCTATCAATCTACTTACCGTCTGAAGAAAAGCAGGAAGTGCTTTCACAGGAACACTTTTGTGGAAGGACCTAGCCTAAAAAGgaagagataaggaaactggtTTGAAATTTTTCTGCAAATAAACACTCTCCCTCTGAAAGCAAACACAAAGCAACACCAGCAGTTTAACAACACAGCTAGGGACTCTCTCTAAAGCAAGAAAATAGCTCATCGCCTGCAGATTAAAATTAGTTTCCTAACTCTAAAGGACTCAGAAAGAAGTAACCActatattaaaaattctattctttcTTACAGATTGGCTTTGGCATTTTCCAATTCTTACATTATCTTATAAGTTTGACTCTCTAGCTGTGGTAAGGAGTAAATGAAGAAATACTTGTGTTATTAAGTCCCAGCACCTCCCTAGCTTAGAATGACATTATCTCTTGTTTAAATGAATGTAAGATCCTCTTAAGAgatcttcctccctctctgttcCATGACCTTTAATTCATTCCACACAGCCAGCCAAACTGATGTTCTTACACcacaatttcatttttactttctttaactTAACTCCCTGGTAGGTTAAGTTTCAACTATTTATGGTGGAATTCTAAGGCTGTCATATCTTGACTCTAGGCTCATCTACCCAACCCAACTCGCTAGCACTCTGGGCTGTGAACACCTGGTCCACTCTGACTGATGCCCACCATCCTGCATTCGCTCTTGTCTCCATGTCTTCACTTATATTGTCTCTTATGCCAGGAAGAGCAGATACTCGCCCTCTATTTCCTGACTCACTTCTTAACCCATCACACTCTGGTTTTACCCCCAGCTGTTTCTAAAATTGCTCTAAGATCACCCATGATTTACTAATCACCAGAACCatcttttctcttcaatttctctgTAGTATGTAAAACTTCAATATTCCCCTTTCTTGCAATATTTTACCCCCTTGATTTTTCAAGAGACACTGGCTCTCAGTTCTCCTATTTCTTTGaacattctttccttcttctacCTTATAAATGGAGGTGGGCTTCagttatatatgtacatgtgtatacatacacatacacatatacaagcACATATATAAACATCTACAGTCTCTAAGccactttttctccctctcctaaTTGTCCCCTGATTCCCCAACCCCCAAACTCATCTCAAACTCTACTGGCAGAGTTTTCTAGTCTGAAACACTAATTTACTGCTTTACTTAATGATGTTGATGGCAATGATGATGAAAGCTAACTTATATTTCACTGactatatgccaggaactgttATAAACTCTTTatatatgttaactcatttatcCAAATAACCCTTAAGCTAGGTGCTAATATGATCctcttttacagataaggaaaccgaggcagagagaggttaagaTCACATGgtcagtaaatggcagagccatgATTTAAAGTCAGGCTTTCGGTTTGAGAGTCTGCACTCTCATCCACCATGCTCTAATGCCTCCCAAAAGCCTCCAAAACTCCATAATCTTTCTTCAAACCATCGTTCCAAACCTATTTTCCATCACTGTATTGCACATAACCTATAAGCCAGTAGTTTTCAAAGCTGGCTGTTCAAAGTCATTTGGAAATTTTGACTCCTAGTCCCTTCCTAGGCTTACTGTACCAATCTCCAGGGAGTGAGGCCTGGGAATTTGTATTTCTCCGGTGCATTACACATTCCATCGAGTGGGACTACTCAGTTCCCACACAGATCCAAGGTTTTCCTGCCTCTTTGATTCTGTCATGTGCTCAGATCTTACCCCAAACTCTGCTAGTCCCAAGTAGTTTCTCATCTAAAGCTCCATGTATTTTATCTACACCTCTGTTAAGGCAGAGAACTGTGTTAGATTCTTTAGGAAATTCAAAAGAAGCTTAAGATAGAGTCtttgccctcaaagagcttacaatctgattatttagtattttgcaaatatttgtcaAGGGCCTATAATGCACCAGGAATTTTAGATCCGGAAGAATACAGCATAAAACCAAAATCACTTATACTCCATGGAGTGGAGAGGCAATagtcaaacttttaaaatgtcagataGTGAAAAGTGTTAAGCTGGGTAAGGGGACTGAGGGTGATGGAAAGGGAGGCTGTTATTTTAGATAAGGTGGACAAGAAAGATCTTCTGATGACATCTGAGCACACACTATTGGGGGTGAGAGGATAGGAAGTAGAAACATAGCAaatacaaaggccctgaggtatgCAGATAAATGACCAACTCTTCAGAATCcactaaagttaaaaaaaaaaaaaaaaaaaggttcacaAGAAGAACCAGGAAAAATTAGCATTATGGGaatcaaggaaataaaaggttCCCACCAACTCTTCAGGGGCCACTAATATCAAGGAATCGCTCAAGGAGAATCAGAAGGGAATAACATCATGGACATGAAGGGCAATTTCAAGAAAGAAGTGGCTAGTTAACAGTGTGAAATCCCAAACAGAAGACCAGGTAAAGTCTGAGAAAAGATGAAGAACTAACTCTTGGGGAACAACTAAACTGACAAGCGGGAGAAATAAGGAACAAGTTTAGAAGCCAAGTCAAAGactcaaaggaaggaaaagaaagtttcaaagagaaaatggtaTCTATGGTgtcaaaaaggaagaagagttaTCAAGAATGAGTTTTAAATGACCATTAATATCTTGAATATGACTTTTGAGttggtccaaaaaaaaaaaaagaaagaaaaaaaaaatgtccattaaaATGGTGATAAGGAGATTATTTACTAGTGATTGTTTATTAAAGTGGAGAGGACGGAAGCCAAATCACAGCACAGTGAGCAGTGCCACGGAGGTGAGGCCCTGAGGTAACAATGCATGCAGACCACTTATTCAAAAAGTTCTTCTGGGAGAGAAAAAGATACACAAAGTGTCCACAGGCTGCCTGTAAACTCAGACGGCAATAACAACAAACCAGAAGATAAAAGGGGCAAGTCATCAGAGAAGCAAACTGAAAACACCAGCTGGGGACTGCCAAGGATATGAGGTcctggaagagggaggagaggctTCAGCCTTGGCAAGGCAAAAAGACATCCTGTCctctgagagagagaaacagtgagTGGACGGAGCACAGAGCAGCCTGCCTGAGAAAGCTCACCCTTGATTTACCCAGTAAAGGTGCATTCATGCGctgagagggagaggggggaTTTTTTCAAAGTGAGAAAAGTTTACAATAGTCTCTGAGACAAATCTACTGGCAATTCAATGAAAAGGGGAATAAAGACCGCCAAGTTGGGAATACCATACATGCTCTAGGAATAGCCACATCTAGAAATTATCATTCCCTAAATGATTTGGCAGCAAGAGTCTACTTACATGCTGTAGGTGCAAGTGTGCCTGGCTGGCAATGTCATATATTacatttctcacatttttatCTTGGTTCCTTCGTAGAAAGTCCTCTTGTGAAACACCATGCTGTGTGGGAAAATACACATTATATTAGGAATCTAAAAGCTCAGTTAAAACTAATTCAGCTCAAGAAGATTGGTGCTAGAACAGTATGTACAATATAatgcctattttttctttaaaaatgcatgtatctatatatatgtgtgttatgTGTACttgtatgcatacacacacacacacacacacctggaacATTCAACAAGATGTTAATTTATGACTGCtgtaagtagaataaaaataaccccaagaaaaccaatacaaaaagtttaaaagaacaGACAATAATGAATCTCATACAGAAAATCAAAGTTCTcaaaaacaagattttttaaatagattactTCCTCcagtacaataaaataaagaacagtcTAAGGGGAACACTAGGAATAATTACTGCAATGGCTTGGAAGAGAGTAAGACATCAACATGAAACTATACCAAATGAGGTTCTCTGGACCTTCTTACTCATAGCTACTCCAGAGACCTAAAATGCCTGACAGATAAAATTATGACTCGATAACTCTGGAATGAAAAGAGGAAGACCATGGGCAGTAAGCAATAAGCATTCCTTTCAAAGCAGTTACTTGACTAGACTAAGCAAAGAACCAAGAGCTAACTTCCCTTTCTGCATTCCTGAGGTAAATTATTAGAAGGTCCAAATTACAGCCTTACCAGCATACAAATATCCATGGGAAGGAACACCTTTCTTCTGCTGCCATGATACGGCGTTGCTCTTAAGCAAGTGACAATGCCTTGGGCTTTTCCAATGTGACTTGCAGCATGATCTGCATGAAGATCCTTTATACCTATgatttcagaaattaaacaaggctGCTCTATTCTCTTTAAGTGCATAACAAATCGATAGAAATAGCACAGAGAAATCACCTAAATATGTAAAGTAGGTGTTTAACCTGTTCTAGATCTGAAAAACAGAACTTATAAGGGAAGAAATGGGCACAAAGACAAGTTGACTATTTACCACCAGCAGGTATCTAAATACAAGAGTTTTCCTCAGACACACCAAGAAcacatttagaattttaattggCTATCATGGAAAACATCACAAGTCTTCCATTTCTTCTCCTCTGTGCAATTTCCATGTGACCTTATTTTAAGCATATGCTTAACAAATGTTCTGTCTTTGCTCCTTCCTTTCATTGTGATGGCAAAGATGTCACTGGGGCTGCAGGCAGAACAGGACTGGCAAATTCAGTGGTGACTTGTACTATTGTTTTAGGGtggcataaaaatatattaatattaccatcTTCAGATAAGATGGTACTGTCCTTAACCCAAATAATTTCCTCATAAGACATCACTAACTTGGAGCAAAGTCAGAGAAGGAATAGAAtcatctaagttttttttttttttttttgagacagagcctcgcttgttgcccaggctagagtgagtgtcgtggcgtcagcctagctcacagcaacctcaaactcctgggctcaagtaatccttctgcctcagcctcccaagtagctgggactacaggcatgcgccactatgcccggctaattttttatatatattagttggccaattaatttatttctatttatagtagagacggggtcttgctcttgctcaggctagttttgaactcctgacctcgagcaatccgcccgcctcggcctcccagagtgctaggattacaggcgtgagccacccgcacCCAGCCTTcatctaagtttttttttaaggaaagaagaaaaacctcatgaaaagttttataaatgcagttttatttcttttagtttttttgtttacATGGGGAAGTATTattgacagaaaaggaaaagtcaaGCTACAGGCCTGTAGGAGATGCTATAGTAAAAAAGTAAAGCCATCTGCAATTCTCAGGTTATTAATTACAGCATTCCCATGAGGTAGCTAAATTACTTGTATGAGAGTTTGAGTTTTGGATTAGTCTGCACTCCAAagaaagatatatacatatatattccccTTCttgctcaaaaacaaaacaaaaccaaaaatgctgggaaaaaaaagctGTTCCTTTATAGCTAgtaattatacaaagaaaaactcTGGTGCTAAAACTGGTTAGACTGTCAAATTACGAAAGAGTAAAATTTCAAAggtgttttatttgaaaagagaagtataaaatagaaaaacaacttaCCCAATATTTCTAGCGTTAAATAAAGAACAGAGCTCTGTGTGTTTTCAGCATAATTTTCTAGTTCCTGGATATTACGATATGGTTTGTCATCCAGATTCTTTTCCTACAgtcaaagaaaatgcaaataaagtttGTTGAACAGTCAATATTTTATACAAGTGCTATCTTTTCTTTGCCCTGAAGAACTgaattatgaagaataaaaatatttagtatataataatataaaaat
This genomic interval from Microcebus murinus isolate Inina chromosome 7, M.murinus_Inina_mat1.0, whole genome shotgun sequence contains the following:
- the NDUFAF6 gene encoding NADH dehydrogenase (ubiquinone) complex I, assembly factor 6 isoform X5 is translated as MRMQFWKKTVEDIYCDNPPHQPVAIELWKAVKRHNLTKRWLMKIIDEREKNLDDKPYRNIQELENYAENTQSSVLYLTLEILGIKDLHADHAASHIGKAQGIVTCLRATPYHGSRRKVFLPMDICMLHGVSQEDFLRRNQDKNVRNVIYDIASQAHLHLQHARSFHKSVPVKALPAFLQTVSLEDYLKKIQRVDFDIFHPSLQQKNTLLPLSLYIQSWRKRY
- the NDUFAF6 gene encoding NADH dehydrogenase (ubiquinone) complex I, assembly factor 6 isoform X4 codes for the protein MGSQIPRHWGLRRKSGWEAAVKRHNLTKRWLMKIIDEREKNLDDKPYRNIQELENYAENTQSSVLYLTLEILGIKDLHADHAASHIGKAQGIVTCLRATPYHGSRRKVFLPMDICMLHGVSQEDFLRRNQDKNVRNVIYDIASQAHLHLQHARSFHKSVPVKALPAFLQTVSLEDYLKKIQRVDFDIFHPSLQQKNTLLPLSLYIQSWRKRY
- the NDUFAF6 gene encoding NADH dehydrogenase (ubiquinone) complex I, assembly factor 6 isoform X3; the protein is MWNWLRLVKDSVSEKTIGLMRMQFWKKTVEDIYCDNPPHQPVAIELWKAVKRHNLTKRWLMKIIDEREKNLDDKPYRNIQELENYAENTQSSVLYLTLEILGIKDLHADHAASHIGKAQGIVTCLRATPYHGSRRKVFLPMDICMLHGVSQEDFLRRNQDKNVRNVIYDIASQAHLHLQHARSFHKSVPVKALPAFLQTVSLEDYLKKIQRVDFDIFHPSLQQKNTLLPLSLYIQSWRKRY